A genomic stretch from Sphingobacterium sp. ML3W includes:
- a CDS encoding cysteine desulfurase family protein has translation MDYSNSNFIYLDYNATTPIDERVLHEMLPFFGINYANPSSAHLFGMTVQDTIEQATEEIASALGTQTKNIIYTSGATEAINLAIRGLQFSPRKHIISIAVEHKAVLETCAFMERMGFEISYLTVDELGMPDLTLLAETIREDTVLVCCMLANNETGVILPVKEITEIVHQHNALVLCDATQAVGKMPVNLQELAVDLLAFSAHKFYGPKGIGGLYIADHAKKELLPLIQGGGQQQGWRGGTVNTTGIIGMAAALRIALSELEQEQQRIGTLRDLLETELLSIDGAFRNGSPINRLYNTTNICFPGVLSEQLIMRLGTISVSSGSACTAVTSRPSHVLKAMGLPDLDALSSIRFSLGRLSHEAEIYQTIERVKQLVQKLRNTD, from the coding sequence ATGGACTATAGCAATTCAAATTTTATCTACCTCGATTATAACGCAACAACCCCCATTGACGAACGTGTACTGCATGAAATGCTTCCATTTTTCGGGATCAATTACGCCAATCCTAGTAGTGCACATCTGTTTGGTATGACCGTACAGGATACCATCGAACAGGCAACTGAGGAAATAGCAAGCGCATTGGGTACGCAGACAAAAAATATCATCTATACTTCGGGTGCTACTGAAGCAATCAATCTGGCGATCCGGGGACTACAATTTTCTCCGCGGAAACATATCATCAGTATTGCCGTCGAGCATAAAGCTGTATTGGAAACTTGCGCTTTTATGGAGCGGATGGGATTTGAGATCTCTTATCTTACTGTAGATGAATTGGGGATGCCTGATCTAACTTTGCTGGCGGAAACCATCCGCGAAGATACCGTACTGGTCTGCTGTATGCTAGCGAATAACGAAACGGGTGTTATACTTCCAGTAAAGGAAATCACCGAAATTGTCCATCAGCACAATGCATTGGTCTTATGTGATGCAACCCAGGCAGTCGGCAAAATGCCTGTTAACCTCCAGGAGCTAGCTGTTGATTTATTGGCATTTTCGGCACATAAATTTTATGGTCCAAAGGGAATCGGAGGGCTTTATATTGCCGATCATGCAAAAAAAGAGCTACTGCCGCTAATACAGGGTGGTGGGCAGCAACAGGGATGGCGTGGTGGTACAGTCAACACGACGGGGATTATCGGAATGGCTGCAGCCCTACGCATTGCCCTAAGTGAATTGGAGCAGGAGCAGCAGCGAATAGGTACGTTAAGAGATCTGCTAGAGACCGAACTACTGTCTATCGATGGGGCATTCCGAAATGGTAGTCCTATCAATAGACTTTATAATACGACAAATATTTGTTTTCCCGGTGTGCTTTCCGAACAACTTATCATGCGGCTAGGGACAATCTCTGTGTCCAGTGGTTCGGCTTGTACAGCGGTAACTTCACGTCCCTCACATGTGCTCAAAGCGATGGGGCTCCCAGATCTCGACGCACTGTCTTCTATTCGCTTTAGCCTAGGCCGACTAAGCCATGAAGCGGAAATCTACCAAACGATCGAAAGGGTTAAACAGCTCGTTCAAAAACTGAGAAATACGGACTAA
- a CDS encoding cold shock domain-containing protein translates to MQEGTVKFFNQTKGFGFITPADGGEDIFVHVTGLINEVRENDSVTFDLENGKKGVNATNVRIA, encoded by the coding sequence ATGCAAGAAGGAACAGTAAAATTCTTTAATCAGACAAAAGGTTTCGGTTTTATTACACCAGCTGATGGTGGTGAAGACATTTTCGTACATGTTACCGGTCTAATCAATGAAGTACGCGAAAATGATAGCGTAACATTTGATTTGGAAAACGGAAAAAAAGGCGTTAACGCAACTAATGTACGTATCGCTTAA